Proteins found in one Aquibium microcysteis genomic segment:
- a CDS encoding LysR family transcriptional regulator, whose product MDVDRARTFLEIIHTGSFLKAADRLHVTQTTVSARIRTLEESLGNRLFVRSRNGVTLTAAGREFERYAQSFVQVWERARQQLSVPPGRTSVVALGGELSLWNPVLLDWLVWMKKRHPEIGIRANVGVPDQLIEQLRTGVLDIAVLYAPPLLPGFRIELVEEEELVLVRTPEHHEDGHQPDYVHVDWGPQFAAAHGFASATAEAPGLAVGLGPLGLSYILRAGGMGYFRRGAVKRHLEKAELKLVADAPRYTYPAYAIYPDGSEVRADLQAAIEGLKQVVR is encoded by the coding sequence GTGGATGTCGATCGCGCACGCACGTTCCTCGAGATCATTCATACCGGGAGCTTTCTCAAGGCTGCCGATCGCCTCCACGTCACCCAGACGACCGTAAGCGCCCGTATTCGCACGTTGGAAGAAAGCCTCGGGAATCGGCTTTTCGTGCGCAGCCGCAACGGCGTGACCCTGACTGCCGCAGGCCGAGAGTTCGAGCGTTACGCGCAGTCTTTCGTCCAGGTGTGGGAGCGTGCGAGACAACAGCTTTCCGTCCCGCCGGGGCGCACCAGCGTCGTCGCTCTGGGTGGAGAACTCAGTCTCTGGAATCCCGTTCTGCTCGACTGGCTGGTCTGGATGAAGAAACGGCATCCTGAGATAGGCATCCGTGCCAACGTTGGCGTGCCCGACCAGCTAATCGAACAGCTCCGTACGGGCGTTCTCGACATCGCGGTTCTATACGCGCCGCCGCTGCTGCCCGGCTTCAGGATTGAACTCGTCGAAGAGGAAGAACTGGTGCTCGTGCGTACGCCGGAACACCATGAGGATGGACACCAGCCTGATTACGTACACGTGGATTGGGGTCCGCAGTTTGCCGCGGCGCACGGTTTCGCGAGCGCAACCGCCGAGGCTCCGGGTCTTGCGGTAGGACTTGGGCCATTGGGCCTGAGCTATATCCTTCGTGCCGGCGGCATGGGCTATTTTCGCAGAGGGGCGGTGAAACGGCATCTTGAAAAGGCAGAACTCAAGCTCGTTGCGGATGCGCCGCGCTACACCTATCCGGCGTACGCGATCTATCCGGACGGTAGCGAGGTGCGCGCGGATCTCCAGGCGGCGATTGAAGGTCTCAAGCAGGTGGTCCGGTGA
- a CDS encoding heavy metal translocating P-type ATPase codes for MSCCAPGAEAALMAGPGRDVPSEEIRLASRGLGDGIMQTDLSVPGAHCGACIGAIEGALGTLPGVTAARVNLTARRAAVRWRTDGPVPPMIDAVRRVGYAATLAEADPIGDPEMGKLLRATAVAGFAAMNIMLLSVSIWSGAEEGTRHAFHLVSAVLALPAVAYSGRIFFASAWSALRVGRTNMDVPISVGILLAFVLSTYDALSGGEHAYFDAVTSLLFFLLAGRALDHSMRGKARDAVRSLARMMPRGATVLDRNGVRDFRDVQALREGDTVFVAVGERIPADGTVLKGVGTLDLSIVTGETSPESIAPGSRVLSGALNLSGPIELRIDRRPGDSFLADMVRLMEAAEGSRARYRRIADRAAALYSPVVHAVALATFASWLVTTGDWHRSLTLAIAVLIITCPCALGLAVPMVQAAAARRLFGIGVTMKDGSALERLAEIDHVVLDKTGTLTTGRMRVSSHDVPQTELPVAAGLARLSRHPAANAVAALGGGEGVEVSEAREIPGNGVEARIGACIWRLGRPGWAVEGDRVLGGSGPWLSRDGIFVGGFAVSDTVREGAAAAVTALKDSGLSVELLSGDAEEETRRVAKLTGIGQLSGTQRPEDKVSRLETLRREGRRVFMVGDGINDAPALGAAHVSMAPSTAADVGRSAADLVFLGSSLRSVPEAISVARKSMRLVRQNIAISIAYNALALPLAVAGYVTPLVAAVAMSTSSILVVANSLRVLSDRREPAPESGADVLRPATA; via the coding sequence ATGAGCTGCTGCGCGCCCGGAGCGGAGGCCGCCCTGATGGCCGGGCCGGGCCGGGACGTGCCGTCCGAGGAAATCCGGCTGGCCAGCCGGGGCCTCGGTGACGGCATCATGCAGACCGACCTGAGCGTTCCCGGCGCGCACTGCGGCGCGTGCATCGGCGCGATCGAAGGCGCGTTGGGAACGCTTCCGGGCGTGACCGCCGCACGCGTGAACCTGACTGCGAGGAGGGCAGCCGTTAGGTGGCGGACGGACGGTCCGGTGCCGCCAATGATCGATGCCGTTCGCCGGGTCGGCTACGCGGCGACGCTGGCCGAGGCCGATCCGATCGGCGACCCGGAGATGGGCAAGCTGCTGCGGGCGACGGCCGTCGCGGGCTTCGCCGCGATGAACATCATGCTCCTGTCCGTTTCGATCTGGTCCGGGGCCGAGGAGGGCACCCGCCATGCCTTCCATCTGGTCTCCGCGGTCCTGGCCTTGCCCGCGGTGGCCTATTCGGGCCGCATCTTCTTCGCGTCCGCCTGGAGCGCGCTGCGCGTCGGGCGTACCAACATGGACGTGCCCATCAGCGTGGGCATCCTGCTCGCCTTCGTTCTCAGCACGTACGACGCGCTGTCCGGAGGAGAGCACGCCTACTTCGACGCGGTGACGTCGCTCCTGTTCTTCCTGCTGGCCGGGCGCGCGCTCGATCACTCCATGCGTGGGAAGGCGCGCGACGCGGTGCGGTCATTGGCGCGCATGATGCCGCGCGGGGCGACCGTGCTGGACAGGAACGGCGTCCGCGATTTCCGGGACGTTCAGGCGCTGCGCGAGGGAGACACCGTGTTTGTGGCCGTCGGCGAGCGAATCCCGGCCGATGGCACCGTGCTGAAGGGCGTTGGAACGCTGGACCTATCCATCGTTACCGGGGAGACCTCCCCGGAGAGCATCGCGCCGGGGTCGCGGGTGCTCTCGGGGGCGCTGAACCTCAGCGGCCCGATCGAGCTGCGCATCGACCGTCGACCTGGCGACTCGTTCCTGGCCGACATGGTCAGGCTGATGGAGGCCGCCGAAGGCAGCCGCGCACGCTACCGCAGAATCGCCGACCGCGCCGCTGCCCTTTACTCGCCCGTCGTCCATGCGGTCGCGCTGGCGACGTTCGCGAGCTGGCTCGTGACGACGGGCGACTGGCACCGTTCTCTGACGCTGGCGATCGCCGTCCTCATCATCACCTGTCCCTGCGCGCTCGGCCTCGCCGTCCCCATGGTCCAGGCCGCCGCCGCGCGCCGCCTGTTCGGAATCGGGGTCACCATGAAGGACGGCAGCGCGCTGGAGCGGCTTGCGGAGATCGACCACGTCGTCCTCGACAAGACCGGAACGCTGACGACCGGACGGATGCGGGTCTCCTCGCATGACGTTCCCCAGACAGAACTGCCTGTCGCTGCTGGCCTGGCGCGGCTGTCACGCCATCCGGCGGCCAATGCGGTCGCGGCACTTGGCGGCGGCGAAGGGGTCGAGGTATCCGAGGCGCGTGAGATTCCCGGCAACGGGGTCGAAGCCCGTATCGGAGCCTGCATCTGGCGGCTTGGCAGGCCCGGCTGGGCGGTCGAAGGAGACCGCGTTCTGGGCGGCTCAGGGCCGTGGCTTTCCCGCGACGGCATCTTCGTCGGCGGTTTCGCCGTGTCGGATACGGTGCGCGAGGGAGCGGCCGCGGCGGTGACGGCCCTGAAGGATTCCGGGCTGTCGGTGGAACTGCTGTCGGGGGACGCCGAGGAAGAGACCCGGCGGGTCGCGAAGCTGACGGGCATCGGACAGCTGTCGGGAACGCAGCGTCCGGAAGACAAGGTCAGTCGCCTGGAAACGCTCCGCCGGGAGGGGAGACGGGTATTTATGGTCGGCGACGGCATCAACGACGCGCCTGCCCTTGGAGCGGCGCACGTCTCGATGGCACCATCGACGGCAGCCGATGTCGGACGCAGCGCGGCCGATCTCGTCTTCCTGGGCTCCAGCCTGCGCAGCGTGCCGGAGGCGATATCCGTGGCGCGTAAGTCGATGCGCCTCGTCCGGCAGAACATCGCGATCTCGATCGCCTACAACGCGCTCGCGCTGCCGCTCGCCGTGGCGGGCTACGTTACGCCGCTCGTCGCTGCCGTGGCGATGTCGACGTCATCCATCCTGGTCGTGGCCAACTCGCTGCGGGTGCTTTCCGACAGACGCGAGCCAGCGCCAGAATCGGGGGCGGACGTCCTGCGTCCGGCGACGGCATGA
- the ccoP gene encoding cytochrome-c oxidase, cbb3-type subunit III, translating to MEVNERDPVTGRETTGHEWNGIKELDTPVPRGVLMFLIATHIWAIAWWFFVPAWPLGTTYTKGLLGVDQRTTVEERVVEGQQERSVWMTRLGSEPYDAILADEALMASVRGTGRQLFGDNCAACHGRDGRGRAGYPDLTDDDWLWGGGPELIEQTLRYGINTAHPDARIAQMPAFGRDGMLERDQVRSVAAYVYSLSNPDYSTEENLERIEAGREVFATTCAACHGENAEGNREVGAPNLTDTRWVYGGDLQTIIASVHGGRQGHMPTWDERMTDAEIRTLSLYVHDLGTGQP from the coding sequence ATGGAAGTGAACGAGCGCGATCCCGTCACCGGAAGGGAAACGACAGGGCACGAGTGGAACGGCATCAAGGAACTGGATACGCCCGTTCCCCGCGGCGTGCTGATGTTCCTGATCGCGACCCATATCTGGGCTATCGCCTGGTGGTTCTTCGTGCCCGCCTGGCCGCTCGGCACGACCTACACGAAGGGCCTTCTCGGCGTCGACCAGCGCACGACGGTCGAAGAGCGGGTCGTCGAAGGCCAGCAGGAGCGGTCTGTCTGGATGACCCGCCTGGGGTCCGAACCCTACGACGCCATCCTCGCCGACGAGGCGCTGATGGCGTCCGTTCGCGGCACCGGGCGGCAGCTCTTCGGCGACAACTGCGCGGCGTGTCACGGGCGCGACGGCCGCGGACGCGCCGGCTACCCGGACCTGACCGACGATGACTGGCTCTGGGGCGGCGGTCCCGAACTGATCGAGCAGACCCTGCGCTACGGCATCAACACCGCCCATCCGGACGCGCGGATCGCGCAGATGCCCGCCTTCGGGCGCGACGGAATGCTGGAGAGGGACCAGGTCCGCAGCGTCGCGGCCTATGTCTATTCGCTGAGCAATCCCGATTACTCGACCGAGGAGAACCTGGAGCGGATCGAAGCCGGACGCGAGGTCTTCGCCACTACATGCGCGGCATGTCACGGCGAGAACGCCGAAGGCAACCGCGAGGTAGGCGCTCCGAACCTGACGGACACGCGCTGGGTCTACGGCGGCGACCTTCAGACGATCATCGCCTCCGTCCATGGAGGCAGGCAGGGCCACATGCCGACCTGGGACGAACGCATGACCGACGCCGAGATCCGGACCCTATCGCTTTACGTCCACGATCTCGGGACGGGGCAGCCATGA
- a CDS encoding NAD(P)H-dependent flavin oxidoreductase has translation MDWPNKGILEMIGMELPIIQAPMAGPVFADMVVAVSEAGGLGSLPCATMTAEVARSELARIRERTSRPINVNFFCHDQPSDDAGKDIAWRRALEPYYREFGLDPEAPYASSSRNPFDDEFCGLVEEFRPEVVSFHFGLPSRALLERVKSTGAKVLSSATTVREARWLELNGCDAIIAQGFEAGGHRGSFLTADMATQLGTFALVPQVVDAVRVPVIAAGGIADARGILAALALGASAVQIGTAYLFTPEARLATPHRQALQNERAEETALTNVFTGRPARGILNRVMRELGPMSSVAPSFPLAGGALAPIRAAAEETGSGEFMSLWSGQAARLCRELPAGELTRQLAADAQGMLARMGERRG, from the coding sequence ATGGACTGGCCGAACAAAGGAATTCTCGAGATGATCGGCATGGAACTGCCGATCATTCAGGCACCCATGGCAGGTCCTGTATTCGCCGATATGGTAGTGGCGGTCTCGGAGGCCGGCGGCCTTGGGTCGCTGCCATGCGCCACGATGACGGCCGAGGTTGCGCGATCGGAGCTTGCGCGAATACGCGAAAGGACCTCGCGGCCGATCAACGTCAACTTCTTCTGCCACGATCAGCCCTCCGACGACGCCGGGAAGGATATCGCCTGGAGGCGAGCCCTGGAACCCTACTACCGCGAATTCGGCCTCGATCCGGAGGCGCCTTACGCGTCGTCGAGCCGGAATCCTTTCGACGATGAATTCTGCGGGTTGGTCGAAGAGTTCCGCCCGGAAGTGGTGAGCTTTCATTTCGGCCTTCCTTCAAGGGCCCTGCTCGAGCGGGTGAAGTCCACCGGCGCCAAGGTGCTGTCGTCCGCCACGACGGTCCGGGAAGCGCGTTGGCTGGAACTGAATGGCTGCGATGCCATCATCGCGCAAGGATTCGAAGCAGGAGGACATAGGGGCAGCTTCCTCACGGCAGACATGGCGACCCAGCTCGGCACCTTTGCCCTCGTTCCACAGGTGGTAGACGCCGTTCGGGTGCCAGTCATCGCCGCGGGAGGCATCGCCGACGCTCGCGGGATCTTGGCGGCGCTGGCGCTAGGAGCGTCCGCCGTGCAGATCGGCACGGCCTATCTGTTCACACCCGAAGCACGTCTCGCGACGCCGCATCGACAGGCGTTGCAAAACGAACGTGCCGAAGAGACTGCGCTGACCAACGTGTTCACCGGACGGCCCGCACGAGGCATCCTCAATCGCGTCATGCGTGAACTCGGTCCAATGAGCTCGGTGGCTCCTTCCTTTCCGTTGGCGGGCGGAGCGCTAGCCCCCATCAGGGCCGCGGCAGAGGAGACGGGGTCCGGCGAGTTCATGTCGCTATGGTCCGGTCAGGCGGCAAGGCTCTGCCGCGAGCTTCCTGCAGGCGAACTCACACGGCAGCTTGCCGCTGACGCTCAGGGAATGCTCGCCCGGATGGGAGAGAGGCGGGGATGA
- a CDS encoding Tim44/TimA family putative adaptor protein produces MNESSELVANLPAIILLSFWWAVISAFDRHLSREKSEQARQQVPASGVPPDRQNQPDPRLEALCAVDPGFDLDTFLAGAARAYEEILNLYANADLEALRPLISAEVHAAFSDVRKAQDERGEAVVFAYVGLTSAEIEFVAVNGDQAEIGVRFRAEIVSAVLSATGAVVSGESTAVTGTDEVWTFARQLESGDVNWILVATCQD; encoded by the coding sequence ATGAACGAATCCAGCGAACTTGTCGCCAACCTTCCAGCGATAATCCTTCTGTCGTTCTGGTGGGCGGTGATTTCCGCATTCGATCGACACCTGTCGCGTGAGAAATCGGAACAGGCGCGGCAGCAGGTTCCGGCGTCTGGGGTTCCGCCGGACCGACAGAACCAGCCCGATCCCCGCCTCGAAGCCCTGTGTGCGGTCGATCCCGGGTTCGACTTGGACACGTTCCTTGCGGGTGCGGCACGAGCTTACGAAGAGATCCTGAACCTGTACGCAAACGCCGATCTGGAAGCCCTCAGACCGCTGATCTCGGCGGAGGTCCATGCGGCCTTTTCCGACGTCAGGAAAGCTCAGGATGAACGAGGTGAAGCGGTCGTCTTCGCCTACGTGGGCCTCACGTCCGCCGAAATCGAGTTCGTGGCGGTGAACGGCGATCAAGCCGAGATAGGCGTGCGCTTTCGGGCCGAAATCGTGAGCGCGGTTCTATCGGCGACGGGCGCCGTGGTGAGCGGGGAATCCACCGCCGTGACGGGGACGGACGAGGTATGGACCTTCGCGCGCCAGTTGGAGAGCGGTGACGTCAACTGGATCCTTGTGGCAACTTGCCAGGATTGA
- a CDS encoding DUF2189 domain-containing protein, with protein sequence MNETDKSYWLLSETSGIGETRDPALQRGLPATAGLRWLALGWRDFWRGPLTSIAYGVGVFLLSAAFVWTLFEFGRDYILFPSLAGFLIVAPFLAIGLYAKSRALGEGRTVGLVSMLRTRPKAGAQVFFAGLLLSMLMLLWTRAAVIVWALFFGVTAFPGLDNVIGVLIGSPYGWTMIAVGTAIGGMFAAFAFSIGVFAVPMMLDRRVDALTAMGTSMKLVWNNLPAMIGWGAMVIVLFALCVATGLLGMIVIFPLLGHATWHAYLAVARPEA encoded by the coding sequence ATGAACGAGACCGACAAGTCCTACTGGCTGCTGAGCGAGACCTCGGGGATCGGCGAGACGCGCGACCCCGCTCTGCAGCGCGGCCTCCCGGCGACGGCCGGACTGCGGTGGCTGGCGCTGGGTTGGCGGGATTTCTGGCGCGGGCCTTTGACCAGCATCGCCTATGGGGTCGGCGTGTTCCTGCTATCGGCAGCCTTCGTCTGGACGCTGTTCGAGTTCGGCCGGGACTACATCCTGTTCCCGTCGTTGGCGGGCTTCCTGATCGTCGCCCCGTTCCTTGCGATCGGCCTTTACGCGAAGAGCCGCGCCCTCGGCGAGGGCCGGACGGTCGGGCTCGTTTCCATGCTCAGAACGCGCCCGAAGGCCGGAGCGCAGGTGTTCTTCGCCGGGCTGCTGCTCAGCATGCTCATGCTCCTGTGGACCCGAGCTGCCGTCATCGTCTGGGCGCTGTTCTTCGGGGTCACCGCCTTCCCGGGCCTGGACAACGTCATCGGCGTGCTGATCGGCTCGCCCTATGGCTGGACGATGATCGCGGTCGGGACGGCCATAGGTGGCATGTTCGCCGCCTTCGCATTTTCAATCGGCGTCTTTGCGGTGCCGATGATGCTCGACCGCAGGGTCGACGCGCTGACGGCCATGGGGACCAGCATGAAGCTGGTGTGGAACAACCTTCCGGCGATGATCGGATGGGGAGCGATGGTGATCGTGCTTTTCGCGCTCTGCGTCGCGACCGGACTGCTGGGCATGATCGTGATCTTCCCGCTGCTCGGACATGCGACCTGGCATGCCTATCTCGCCGTGGCGCGGCCGGAGGCCTGA
- a CDS encoding 5-formyltetrahydrofolate cyclo-ligase, translating to MSDEDETDLPQYASPPCFMHELSRGAPLAPKRSDAWDDVSRWRKAERRRLIDERLALVSADRIARSERLAEKLDQAIGRVSGRIVSSYWPFRGEPDLRNWAIKVIERGGRIALPVVLRKSEPLEFRVWQPGDPLERGVWNILVPSRGPAVLPDVVIAPVVGFDTANYRLGHGGGYFDRTLAAMPRMPLRIGIGFATAKIATIYPQPHDIPMDTIVTD from the coding sequence ATGTCAGACGAAGACGAAACCGACCTGCCTCAATACGCTTCTCCTCCGTGCTTCATGCACGAGCTGTCACGGGGAGCGCCGCTCGCGCCCAAGCGCAGCGATGCCTGGGACGATGTCTCACGGTGGAGGAAAGCGGAGCGCAGGCGGCTGATCGACGAGCGGTTGGCGCTGGTATCGGCGGACCGTATCGCTCGGTCCGAGCGTCTCGCGGAAAAGCTTGACCAGGCAATCGGCCGGGTCTCGGGGCGCATCGTCTCAAGCTACTGGCCGTTTCGTGGCGAACCGGACCTTCGCAACTGGGCCATAAAGGTGATCGAACGAGGCGGGCGGATCGCGCTGCCCGTCGTGCTTCGGAAGTCAGAACCGCTGGAATTCCGGGTCTGGCAACCGGGAGATCCGCTGGAGCGAGGCGTCTGGAACATCCTGGTGCCCTCCCGCGGACCAGCCGTCCTTCCGGACGTGGTGATCGCGCCGGTCGTCGGTTTCGACACGGCAAACTATCGCCTGGGGCACGGCGGCGGGTATTTCGATCGAACGCTGGCGGCTATGCCCCGAATGCCTCTCAGGATCGGTATCGGCTTCGCCACCGCGAAGATTGCGACCATCTACCCGCAGCCGCACGACATTCCCATGGATACGATCGTCACCGACTGA
- the ccoS gene encoding cbb3-type cytochrome oxidase assembly protein CcoS, with the protein MTGLLAWLVPVALGMGLAGLLAFLWSMKSGQLEDLDGAAERVLHQGSDAPLPGPECRPGSRR; encoded by the coding sequence ATGACCGGGCTCCTGGCGTGGCTGGTTCCCGTGGCCCTGGGCATGGGCCTGGCGGGCCTGCTTGCCTTCCTCTGGTCGATGAAGAGCGGACAGCTCGAGGATCTCGACGGAGCGGCGGAGCGCGTTCTTCACCAAGGCAGTGATGCGCCGCTGCCCGGGCCGGAATGTCGTCCCGGAAGCAGGCGTTGA
- a CDS encoding CBS domain-containing protein, whose translation MLHAQDIMTRKVVTVRSESTISEAAAQMVRHRISAVPVVDDGLLVGIISEGDLVHRAEIGTAERSRSWWLTLFRDPSTMAKEYARSHSRHVADLMTRTVRSVEEKASVEQIAELMDRARIKRVPVTRGGAVVGIVSRADLVKAIAGAKPEDTDAHPSDEGIRTRLLEELGLQPWASATQIGVEVRDGFVSFWGTVNSEEERRASRILAENLAGVRGVEDHRLVIDFPAYAL comes from the coding sequence ATGCTGCACGCGCAAGACATCATGACCCGCAAGGTCGTCACCGTTCGATCGGAAAGCACGATTTCAGAGGCTGCGGCCCAGATGGTCCGTCACCGCATCAGCGCCGTCCCGGTGGTCGACGACGGTCTGCTCGTGGGGATTATCAGCGAAGGGGATCTCGTTCACCGCGCCGAAATCGGAACCGCGGAACGAAGCCGCTCCTGGTGGCTCACACTTTTCCGGGACCCGTCGACTATGGCCAAGGAATACGCCCGGTCCCACTCCAGGCACGTCGCAGACCTGATGACCCGGACCGTCCGATCGGTGGAGGAGAAGGCGTCGGTTGAACAGATAGCGGAACTCATGGACCGCGCCCGGATCAAGCGGGTTCCTGTGACTAGGGGCGGCGCTGTGGTCGGCATCGTCAGCAGGGCGGACCTCGTCAAGGCGATCGCGGGCGCGAAACCGGAGGATACGGATGCGCATCCGAGCGACGAGGGAATACGAACACGGCTGCTGGAGGAGCTCGGGCTTCAGCCTTGGGCAAGCGCGACACAGATCGGCGTCGAAGTGCGCGACGGATTCGTCTCTTTCTGGGGGACCGTGAACTCGGAAGAGGAACGGCGCGCTTCTCGAATCCTGGCGGAGAACCTCGCCGGCGTCCGTGGCGTCGAAGATCATCGGCTAGTGATCGATTTCCCCGCCTACGCCCTCTAG
- the can gene encoding carbonate dehydratase, whose protein sequence is MLSDLLENNRVWAAAQVENDPGYFERLATLQRPEYLWIGCSDSRVPANVIAGLQPGEVFVHRNVANLVHPGDLNLLSVLEYAIEVLHIRHVIVCGHYGCGGIRAAMEDQPHGLVDHWLQPVRELAELHAADLDRVQDPLTRADLLCRLSVKSQVDRLCNSTIMRSAWKRGSRIRVHGWIYGLRDGRLADLGCSRPPLLP, encoded by the coding sequence ATGCTGTCCGATCTGCTCGAGAACAACCGCGTGTGGGCTGCGGCGCAGGTCGAGAATGATCCTGGCTATTTCGAGAGACTGGCGACCTTGCAGCGGCCCGAATATTTATGGATCGGGTGCTCCGACAGCCGGGTGCCCGCCAACGTGATTGCGGGATTGCAACCCGGTGAAGTTTTCGTTCATCGAAACGTAGCCAACCTTGTTCATCCCGGCGACCTGAACCTGCTTTCCGTGCTCGAGTACGCGATCGAGGTTCTGCACATACGCCACGTGATCGTGTGCGGGCACTACGGCTGTGGCGGCATACGGGCAGCGATGGAGGACCAGCCCCACGGTCTTGTCGATCATTGGCTGCAGCCCGTCCGCGAACTAGCGGAACTGCACGCGGCCGACCTCGATCGTGTCCAGGATCCGTTGACGCGGGCAGATCTGCTCTGCCGCCTTTCGGTGAAATCGCAGGTGGATCGACTCTGCAACTCGACGATCATGCGATCCGCATGGAAACGGGGAAGCCGCATCAGGGTTCACGGATGGATATACGGGCTGCGCGACGGCCGGTTAGCCGACCTTGGTTGCAGCAGGCCGCCGCTACTTCCGTAG